AACTTTAGAAGAGTTAAAGCGTTATGAAGAAGCTATAGAGAATTACTTGATAACACTAGAATTAGACGATCCTACAGCTTTTGCATATATTAGAATAGGAGAGTGTTATGAGAAACTTAACGATTTAAATACCGCTATCAATTATTATAAAAAAGGTGTTCATGAAGACCCTTTATTAGATAAGGGATGGATACTTCTTACAAATATTCATTATAAAGAGAAAAATTATCAAAAAGCCTTGTACTATATAAACAAAGCTTTACAAATTAGAGATGATAATCCGTTGTATTGGAGAAAGTATGGTGAAATTAACCTAAAGATGAACTTTTATGAAGAGTCTGTAAAGGCTTTTGAAAACTGTATCCAATTAGGAGATAATGATATAGAAATTTTTGTAACCTTAGCAGACATTCAATTGTTTTTAGGAGAGTTTAGTGATGCACTTAGAACAATGATTAGAGCTAAGAAAATTTATAGAGAGTTTGCTGAAATTGAATATAGGTTATGCGGACTTTTCATGATACTTCAGAAAGAAGATTATAGTTTAACGCATTTAAGAAACGCATTGGCTATAGACTATGAATATCATAAGGTAATAAAGCCATTATTTTCATCTGTATTTGAAAAAGATAAAGTGAAGCATATTATAGATAACTATTCCTTTTAAGGAAATTTAGTTCCAAATAATTTTACAGGTTTTAGGTACTCCAAATTTGATTTTTCCTTTTTCGTAACTAGAGAAAGGATTGTTAGCAAGTAATAATTTTTTTAACCGTCGCAGGTTTCGAGCATTTAAGCCATTCGAAATTTGCGATAGGTTATTATTAGATACATCAACTATTTTAAGATTCTTCATCCCACTAAAGGAGTCAGGGAACAGCCAGAGAGAATTGTTTTTTAAGTATAACTTTTTTAGTGCTTTAAGTAAGTTAATCTGTTCAGGAAGTTCCTCTAGTAAATTACTTTCAAAACGAAGTGTTTCTAATTTTTCTAACCTCAAAATGTTTTCTGGAATACTTGTAAACTTATTGAAATTTAGGTTGAGCGATTTTAAATTATTTAGGTGATGTACGTTTACAGGCAGTGAATTTAAGTTATTATTGGCTACATTTAGCGTTTCTAAATTTTTCAAAACTAAAATTGCGCTATCTATTTGTTGCAAGTTGTTATTTGAAGCATCGAGTGTTTTTAAGTTGACAAAAGAGATGAGCTCTTTAGGTAATTTACTTAATTTTTGATTAGAAAGATTCAAATGATATACAAAATTAGGTGTATGATTCGCTTCAACCAAAGAAGTAAATATTCTGCTTTCTTGTGAGAAAAGAATATGATTAATAAATAAGATTAAAAAGAAAGTAATTTTTTTAAGCATGATTTAATTAGGGAAAATTATATGATT
The sequence above is a segment of the Tenacibaculum sp. 190130A14a genome. Coding sequences within it:
- a CDS encoding leucine-rich repeat domain-containing protein, coding for MLKKITFFLILFINHILFSQESRIFTSLVEANHTPNFVYHLNLSNQKLSKLPKELISFVNLKTLDASNNNLQQIDSAILVLKNLETLNVANNNLNSLPVNVHHLNNLKSLNLNFNKFTSIPENILRLEKLETLRFESNLLEELPEQINLLKALKKLYLKNNSLWLFPDSFSGMKNLKIVDVSNNNLSQISNGLNARNLRRLKKLLLANNPFSSYEKGKIKFGVPKTCKIIWN